One genomic segment of Pseudomonadota bacterium includes these proteins:
- the mnmA gene encoding tRNA 2-thiouridine(34) synthase MnmA, protein MTTDTHTHSSKTPSSIVVAMSGGVDSSVAAYLLAKTRVETGVQLVGVSMQVWDYKKNSAENSRATCCSPADFCDARRVAATLDIPYYVVDFEETFQREVIQRFVESYQRGLTPNPCIDCNSKVKFRELRERAKGFGCSHVATGHYARITKSVAGFHLLRGRDLEKDQSYFLYTCRQEELEQTLFPVGDYTKPEIREIAREAGLLTADKPESQDICFVAGSVQDFVAKIGGRKPRGAFVTKDGAKLGEHDGIHRYTVGQRRGLNLGGSPEPLYVVDIDAASDRVIVGPRKDLKREGFLVEDMQWVNPELLRRMQDVDGGAGYEQELIVQVRSRHQGVRARMHVIDPQRCQISWCEDWAAVSPGQAAVMYDLNNEELLAGGRIAKE, encoded by the coding sequence TACACACACACATAGCTCTAAGACCCCCAGCTCTATAGTTGTAGCCATGTCAGGCGGAGTCGACTCCTCCGTGGCTGCATACCTGCTGGCAAAAACCAGGGTGGAAACTGGGGTACAGCTCGTTGGAGTCTCCATGCAGGTCTGGGACTATAAGAAAAACTCGGCCGAGAACAGTCGAGCAACGTGTTGTAGTCCCGCTGATTTTTGTGATGCTCGTCGTGTTGCTGCCACTCTTGATATTCCTTACTACGTGGTTGATTTCGAAGAGACCTTTCAGCGCGAAGTTATACAACGTTTCGTAGAGAGCTATCAGCGAGGCTTAACCCCTAACCCCTGTATCGACTGTAACAGTAAGGTAAAGTTTAGGGAGCTGCGTGAGCGTGCAAAGGGCTTTGGGTGTAGCCACGTTGCAACTGGACACTATGCACGTATTACAAAAAGTGTCGCAGGGTTTCATCTTTTACGGGGGCGCGACCTCGAAAAAGACCAGAGTTATTTTCTCTATACCTGTAGGCAGGAGGAGCTAGAGCAGACCCTCTTTCCGGTTGGAGATTACACGAAGCCAGAGATCCGCGAGATTGCGCGTGAAGCTGGATTACTTACGGCCGACAAGCCGGAGAGTCAGGATATCTGCTTCGTTGCAGGGAGTGTACAAGATTTTGTGGCCAAGATAGGTGGACGTAAACCTAGGGGCGCATTCGTGACAAAAGACGGCGCAAAGCTTGGCGAGCACGACGGTATTCACCGCTATACCGTTGGTCAGCGTAGAGGCCTAAACTTAGGCGGCAGCCCTGAGCCGCTATACGTTGTTGATATCGATGCCGCTAGCGATCGAGTCATAGTTGGTCCGCGCAAAGACCTTAAGCGAGAAGGATTCCTAGTCGAGGATATGCAATGGGTAAATCCTGAGCTTCTTCGGCGTATGCAGGATGTGGATGGTGGTGCTGGATATGAGCAGGAGCTAATAGTACAGGTACGCTCACGTCACCAAGGCGTTAGGGCGCGTATGCATGTTATTGACCCACAGAGATGCCAAATCTCATGGTGTGAGGATTGGGCCGCCGTATCGCCTGGTCAGGCGGCGGTCATGTACGATCTAAATAATGAGGAATTGCTCGCGGGTGGGCGTATAGCTAAGGAGTAG
- a CDS encoding protein phosphatase 2C domain-containing protein: MKCKHSSASQAGSSKATNQDAYLVDDRLGIHLVCDGMGGHRGGETAAQLACNTTLNYLRKHQEAILGFAAGTESKETLVDLVTSAILTANTEIYRMAAAEPSLAGMGTTLAMLLITGNLGIVAHVGSSRVYLYRNDQLTQLTKDHTLSQELIDRGLMTEAKAAKWAYGRVLSRALGPMEAVVVNTLQLDILPGDRFVLATDGVTTALTADEIKAVLANSSQDTVAQLLVQASHAKDHEIRSENHSDDATVIVADSLSDISDEALQQARTWEVLQKTSSLQDMFLFRSLDPRSIMQIVSNSVIMYNDPSDLLFNQGDVEQNIYIILEGDFEVLVNDTVIAKLSRGNHFGEMSWFSQEPRSATVRCCSNSKLLKVSALFLEGFILRSPEAGVLILRELARELSMRLRATNELILYRAN, from the coding sequence ATGAAATGTAAGCACTCTAGTGCGTCTCAGGCCGGCTCATCAAAGGCAACAAATCAAGATGCTTACCTCGTTGATGATCGGCTTGGTATTCACCTGGTCTGCGATGGAATGGGGGGTCATAGGGGGGGAGAGACTGCTGCTCAGCTTGCTTGCAACACAACGCTAAACTACCTGCGTAAACACCAGGAAGCTATCCTGGGCTTTGCGGCCGGAACTGAATCCAAGGAGACCCTTGTAGATCTAGTCACATCAGCCATTCTGACCGCCAACACTGAGATTTATCGCATGGCTGCTGCGGAGCCCTCCCTGGCAGGCATGGGAACCACCCTAGCGATGCTCCTTATCACAGGGAACCTCGGCATAGTTGCCCACGTTGGTAGCAGCAGGGTTTATCTATACCGTAACGATCAGCTTACACAGCTAACGAAGGACCACACACTTTCCCAGGAGCTTATCGACCGCGGCCTTATGACGGAAGCCAAGGCTGCCAAATGGGCCTACGGTCGGGTGCTCTCCCGAGCGCTTGGGCCGATGGAGGCCGTTGTTGTTAATACCTTACAGCTCGATATTCTACCGGGCGATCGTTTCGTGCTAGCTACCGACGGTGTAACGACCGCGCTAACGGCGGATGAGATTAAAGCGGTACTTGCAAATTCATCTCAAGATACCGTAGCCCAGCTGCTAGTACAGGCATCGCATGCCAAGGACCATGAGATTCGTAGTGAAAATCATAGCGACGATGCTACCGTAATAGTCGCCGATTCCCTCTCCGATATAAGCGATGAGGCCCTTCAACAGGCGCGCACTTGGGAGGTGTTGCAAAAGACAAGCTCCCTGCAGGATATGTTCCTATTTCGCTCACTAGATCCGCGGTCAATTATGCAGATCGTAAGCAACTCGGTTATTATGTACAACGATCCAAGCGATCTGCTCTTTAATCAGGGCGATGTTGAACAGAATATCTACATTATACTTGAGGGCGACTTCGAGGTGCTTGTAAACGATACCGTAATCGCCAAACTTTCAAGGGGAAATCACTTCGGTGAGATGTCGTGGTTTAGTCAAGAACCGCGCTCGGCCACAGTTCGATGCTGTTCAAATTCAAAGCTTCTCAAGGTTAGTGCGCTATTTCTTGAGGGCTTTATACTTAGATCGCCCGAAGCCGGCGTGCTGATACTGCGAGAACTTGCTCGCGAGCTCAGTATGAGGCTGCGCGCTACTAACGAACTCATCCTTTATCGCGCTAACTAG